The region GCCTTGCCCGATTTCGGCCGATATGAGGACGCCATGCTGCTGGGCGAGCGGTTCTTGTGGCACTCCATCCTGTCTCCCTACCTCAACTCGGGACTTCTGGATCCGCTCGACCTGTGTCGCCGGGCGGAAGCCGAATTCCGCGCGGGAAGGGCGCCGATCAATTCGGTGGAAGGGTATATCCGGCAGATCCTGGGCTGGCGCGAATACGTGCGCGGCATCTACTGGCGCGAAGGTCCGGACTACGTAGACAGGAACTTTCTCGACCACCGCTCGAATCTGCCCGAGTGGTTCTGGACGGGCGAAACCCGGATGCAGTGCCTGCGCGAGGCGATCGGCCAGACCCTCGCGACGGGACATGCCCACCACATCCAGCGGCTCATGGTCGTCGGCAACTTCGCGCTTCTTGCAGGCTGCGATCCAAAGCAGGTCCACGAGTGGTACCTGCAGGTCTACGTGGATGCCTATGAATGGGTCGAATTGCCCAACACACTGGGCATGAGCCAGTTCGGCGACGGCGGCCTGCTCGGGTCCAAGCCTTACGTGGCATCAGGCGCCTACATCAACCGGATGTCGGACTATTGCGGCGCCTGCAGCTACAACGTGAAGGAACGGGTCGGAAGCGAGGCATGTCCCTTCAACGCCCTGTACTGGCACTTCCTCGAACGTCATCGCGACAAGCTTGGCCAAAATCACCGCTTGGCGATGGCCTACCGCAACTGGGATCGTCAGGATCGGGACAGCCGGGATGCCTTGCTCGAACAGGCGCGAACTTTTCTGGCTGGCTGCAGTCAGACGCAGGCCGGCCAGTCTTGAAGCAACGCGACGCGCTGCTCGAAAGCGACAGGTTTCCGGCGATGTAAGGGAAATGTCCGTTGACAGCCAAGTTGGCCTGACAAATCGGGAACATCCGGGGTTTTGTCACAAGGCTTTGACAGGGTTCTCGCCCGATGTACCCGTTTTTTGACAACCTGCCTGCCCGATCCAACGAAACCAGGAACTTAGCAGGACTTGCGCAATCCTTCCTCGCTCAACGGTTCCAAAAGGGGCTTTTCCTTCGATGTTTCGCGTGGAGAGATCTCGGGTACGCCTCTTTGTCGGCATGGTCGCCAAACGCATCGATCTTGCCGTCTAGTTAAGCGTAGGTCTGCAAGTGGTGAACGGCGTGATTGAGGTTTGTGCCTGCGTTCCGCCAAGTATCGCAAAGTGAGTGCTGGCACGACTTGGCATCGATCCGCAAAAATGATTCAATTGTCGTTGAATCATGGGGGGATACTGCGTTGTTGGAACGCTTCCAGTTACTGAGCAATATCGGGCAATTCGACAATGCGGTGGCTGCTGCGCAGTTACCGCCGCTCACCAAGCTGAGCCTTATCTATGGTGAAAATGGTCGCGGTAAGACGACGCTCGCGGCGATCCTCAAATCGGCGAGCACAGGCGATCCGGCTGGCGTGTTGGAACGTCGGCGGCTCGGCGCTGCTAATCCGCCGCACATCGTGCTTACGCTCGCCGGGGCCAATCTCACTTTCCAAAACGGCGCGTGGAACGCGCCGTCGCCTGACATCGTCGTATTCGACGATGCCTTCGTATCTGCCAATGTGTGCTCAGGGATCGAAGTCGAAGCCGGGCACCGCCAGAATCTTCACGAATTAATCCTTGGCGCGCCGGGCGTCGCTCTCAACACCGCACTGGTTGGCCATGTCAAACGGATCGAAGAGCACAGCAAGGCGCTGCGCCAGCACGAGGCAGCCATTCCCGCTGGCACGCGGGGTGCACTGTCCGTCGACTAGTTCTGCGCGCTTCCCGACGAGGATGATATTGACCAGAAGATCGCCAATGCCGAGCGCACGCTCGCTGCGGCGAAGAACGCCCAAGCGATTCAAGCCCGCCGGGAGTTTGTTGCACCGGCGCTACCCGCTATCGATGCTGATCAGATCAACACGCTTCTCGGGCGCACGCTTGTCGATGTCGAAGCCGACGCGATCGCGCGAGTACGCGCGCATTTGACGTGGCTCGGCAAGGAGGGCGAGGAATGGGTCGGCAAGGGGATGGGATTCCTGCCCTCCATGCGAGTGGATGATGGCATGGAAGCCTGTCCGTTTTGCGAGCAGGATCTTGCCGGATCACCGTTGCTGCGCCACTATCAGGCCTATTTCAGCGAGGCCTATGAGGCCCTGAAAACCACGATCACTGAGGCGGGCAAGGCCTTTGCCGAGGAGCATCGCGGTGAGGTTCTCGGCGCCTTCGAGCGTTCGGTTCGTGAAATCGGCGAGGCGTGCACGTTCTGGGGTGCCTACATTGACCTCCCGGCATTTGACCTCGACACAGCTGCGATTATGCGCGACTGGAACGCGGCGCTCCGGGCGCTTCGCGCTAAGTTCAGCGCGCCGCTGGAGGCCTCGGCGCTGGACGACGCCGCGCGCGCCGCGATCAATTTCTACGATGGGCGCCGACAGCAGGTTGCTGATGCTGCAGGCCAGCTTGTCAAGCGCAACGGCGATATCGCGCTGGTGAAAGAGCAGGCAGCGGGCGCTAATGTCCCGACCACCGAAGCCGATCTCGCGCGCCTGCAGCTTATCAAGGTCCGGCGCGATGGTCAGGGATCTTCGGTCGCCGAATGGGACGTGCACCAGGACTGCATCACTGAACATGATCGCAATCATGCCCTCGTTGCCGGGTTCGTTGCCACCGGCGATCCGGCGCAGGAGCGCCACGCCGCAATGGCACTGCGCCCGATGCTTGAGGCCTATCTCCGCGTTGCCTTTCCAGCGGACTTTCCTCCAGGGTCGCTGATCGGACCATTCATCGGCCGCTGTATCCCGCGAGTTGGTGCTGCCAACCAGCTTCTCTCGCAGGCAGACATCGACGAGCTTCGCGCACTCAAGGACTATGGCAACAATTTCCATCACGACACCAATCCGGCCTGGCAGACGCAGGCGATCAACAGTC is a window of Novosphingobium aureum DNA encoding:
- a CDS encoding cryptochrome/photolyase family protein, which codes for MKEPARTLVPVLGDQLSFDLSSLAGMSTKDTVVLMMEVRDETTYVRHHKKKIAYILSAMRHHAKALVEAGWSVDYVRLDDPDNTGSFTGEIARALARHDPARIVVTEPGEWRVAAMIESWQTLFGLPVEIRADSRFLCSHREFEDWAAGRRELTMEFFYRQMRRKTGLLLDGDKPAGGRWNFDKDNREAADADLFMPRPLRFEPDAITREVLVLVAQRFADHPGSLEGFDYAVTAADAQRQADSFFANALPDFGRYEDAMLLGERFLWHSILSPYLNSGLLDPLDLCRRAEAEFRAGRAPINSVEGYIRQILGWREYVRGIYWREGPDYVDRNFLDHRSNLPEWFWTGETRMQCLREAIGQTLATGHAHHIQRLMVVGNFALLAGCDPKQVHEWYLQVYVDAYEWVELPNTLGMSQFGDGGLLGSKPYVASGAYINRMSDYCGACSYNVKERVGSEACPFNALYWHFLERHRDKLGQNHRLAMAYRNWDRQDRDSRDALLEQARTFLAGCSQTQAGQS
- a CDS encoding AAA family ATPase — encoded protein: MASIRKNDSIVVESWGDTALLERFQLLSNIGQFDNAVAAAQLPPLTKLSLIYGENGRGKTTLAAILKSASTGDPAGVLERRRLGAANPPHIVLTLAGANLTFQNGAWNAPSPDIVVFDDAFVSANVCSGIEVEAGHRQNLHELILGAPGVALNTALVGHVKRIEEHSKALRQHEAAIPAGTRGALSVD